From a region of the Salvelinus alpinus chromosome 2, SLU_Salpinus.1, whole genome shotgun sequence genome:
- the LOC139568199 gene encoding histone-lysine N-methyltransferase SETD1B-like isoform X3 encodes MTKKRKQTTSFTPPQPRSLRSRKRKCSDESEESAPSGEAVEAQPSHLEQQDTEGTVLNTTSPPKDPHRPLTACTTHPSQQANKAGDTTAPKQEGDPVEESPVVPGFEGEQAIGGAVEGAGTEESVPTNQDGGDSPQEDHSVESSVKDDEGREEEDIKTQSFLSFPPHPLTVAQPQPQPSLLPSKEVNVGDGDSQTDNEEELDSEQQEAIDDRGVSLGGGREGPPVEEDRSVEEPVKKRRRRMGMCGLGERERERRRGIEEQWQKERKSATEGGREGEEMVLGRKAEEEKVEKEREEDIGQSGDSGGGCDNLVAVEGTTAASSSDPSLLSFIPPSAPLGSTTEQGKKEKEEEKEEGEKLDEEQLQSGGEASHADPSEVAYSGTEQVTGEGLRTGLEVDPLGSEQPVVLVEEQLDTEGVVEKNQEGDRGGCGSNEPEESPLRAPTPSSTTTSTSIPLEAGAEREHHGEVQSSPTQRERGAEDGAGTGTVVDPRALILVPADRGESTMPPPTKPGPGREGHNQAAVTPGGSEENNHSTTPDLTRDDDDAVVDPFGALALDYVSDSQLNTITLTRVVMATHRELESLRRGNKTARPPPRRVFPPRRSEI; translated from the exons ATGACCAAAAAACGAAAGCAAACCACAA GTTTCACACCTCCCCAGCCTAGGTCACTCAGGTCAAGGAAGAGAAAGTGCAGTGATGAGTCAGAGGAGAGCGCCCCCTCTGGAGAGGCAGTGGAAGCACAGCCCTCACACCTAGAGCAG CAGGAcactgagggaacagtgttaaaCACCACCTCTCCTCCTAAAGATCCCCACCGCCCTCTGACGGCCTGTACTACTCATCCATCTCAGCAGGCTAACAAAGCGGGAGATACCACTGCACCGAAGCAAGAGGGTGATCCAGTGGAGGAAAGTCCGGTTGTGCCTGGCTTCGAGGGAGAACAGGCCATTGGAGGGGCTGTGGAGGGGGCGGGCACAGAGGAGTCAGTTCCAACCAATCAGGATGGTGGAGATAGTCCACAGGAAGACCATAGTGTGGAGTCCTCTGTCAAAGATGACGAGGGTAGAGAAGAAGAAGACATCAAGACACAGAGTTTCCTCAGCttccccccacacccactgactGTAgcacagccccagccccagccttccCTGCTTCCCTCCAAGGAGGTCAACGTTGGGGACGGGGACAGTCAAACCGACAATGAAGAGGAGCTCGACAGTGAACAGCAGGAGGCTATAGATGACAGAGGTGTTAGTCtgggtggtgggagggagggtccaccagtggaggaggacagatctgtggaagaaccagtgaagaagaggagaaggagaatggGGATGTGtggtctgggagagagagagagggagaggaggagaggaatagaGGAGCAGTGGCAGAAGGAAAGAAAGAGTGCgacggaaggagggagggagggagaagagatggTGCTGGGGAGGAAAGCGGAGGAGGAgaaagtggagaaagagagagaggaggacatcgggcagagtggtgatagtggtggtggttgtgacaACCTGGTGGCTGTAGAGGGAACTACAGCAGCATCATCCTCTGATCCGTCCCTCCTTTCATTCATCCCTCCGTCCGCTCCTCTGGGGAGTACCACTGAGCaggggaagaaagagaaagaagaggagaaggaagagggggagaagttAGATGAGGAGCAGCTTCAGTCAGGGGGAGAGGCCAGCCATGCAGACCCCAGCGAAGTAGCTTATTCTGGGACAGAGCAGGTCACAGGAGAGGGTCTCCGGACTGGCCTGGAGGTGGACCCACTGGGCAGTGAGCAGCCTGTGGTGTTGGTGGAAGAACAGCTAGACACAGAGGGGGTTGTGGAGAAGAACcaggagggggacaggggggGCTGTGGGTCTAATGAGCCAGAGGAGAGCCCCCTTAGGGCCCCTACAccatcctccaccaccacctctacctctatccctcTGGAGGCTGGGGCAGAGAGGGAGCACCACGGAGAGGTTCAGAGCTCAcctacccagagagagaggggggctgaagatggggcagggactgggactgtGGTTGACCCCCGGGCACTCATTCTGGTCCCGGCTGACAGAGGAGAGTCCACCATGCCTCCCCCCACAAAGCCAGGTCCTGGAAGGGAGGGGCACAACCAGGCTGCAGTGACACCTGGTGGCTCGGAGGAGAACAACCAT TCCACCACCCCAGACCTGACCAGAGACGATGATGATGCTGTCGTTGACCCGTTTGGAGCGCTGGCTCTGGACTACGTGTCTGACTCTCAACTCAACACCATCACTCTGac TCGGGTCGTGATGGCTACCCATCGGGAGCTAGAGTCTCTTCGCCGTGGCAACAAGACAGCGAGGCCTCCCCCACGCCGCGTCTTCCCCCCACGACGCTCTGAGATCTAA
- the LOC139568199 gene encoding histone-lysine N-methyltransferase SETD1B-like isoform X1 gives MTKKRKQTTSFTPPQPRSLRSRKRKCSDESEESAPSGEAVEAQPSHLEQQDTEGTVLNTTSPPKDPHRPLTACTTHPSQQANKAGDTTAPKQEGDPVEESPVVPGFEGEQAIGGAVEGAGTEESVPTNQDGGDSPQEDHSVESSVKDDEGREEEDIKTQSFLSFPPHPLTVAQPQPQPSLLPSKEVNVGDGDSQTDNEEELDSEQQEAIDDRGVSLGGGREGPPVEEDRSVEEPVKKRRRRMGMCGLGERERERRRGIEEQWQKERKSATEGGREGEEMVLGRKAEEEKVEKEREEDIGQSGDSGGGCDNLVAVEGTTAASSSDPSLLSFIPPSAPLGSTTEQGKKEKEEEKEEGEKLDEEQLQSGGEASHADPSEVAYSGTEQVTGEGLRTGLEVDPLGSEQPVVLVEEQLDTEGVVEKNQEGDRGGCGSNEPEESPLRAPTPSSTTTSTSIPLEAGAEREHHGEVQSSPTQRERGAEDGAGTGTVVDPRALILVPADRGESTMPPPTKPGPGREGHNQAAVTPGGSEENNHSTTPDLTRDDDDAVVDPFGALALDYVSDSQLNTITLTEKEEEEKEEGHEDATELVCGLIRELSYLNRVVMATHRELESLRRGNKTARPPPRRVFPPRRSEI, from the exons ATGACCAAAAAACGAAAGCAAACCACAA GTTTCACACCTCCCCAGCCTAGGTCACTCAGGTCAAGGAAGAGAAAGTGCAGTGATGAGTCAGAGGAGAGCGCCCCCTCTGGAGAGGCAGTGGAAGCACAGCCCTCACACCTAGAGCAG CAGGAcactgagggaacagtgttaaaCACCACCTCTCCTCCTAAAGATCCCCACCGCCCTCTGACGGCCTGTACTACTCATCCATCTCAGCAGGCTAACAAAGCGGGAGATACCACTGCACCGAAGCAAGAGGGTGATCCAGTGGAGGAAAGTCCGGTTGTGCCTGGCTTCGAGGGAGAACAGGCCATTGGAGGGGCTGTGGAGGGGGCGGGCACAGAGGAGTCAGTTCCAACCAATCAGGATGGTGGAGATAGTCCACAGGAAGACCATAGTGTGGAGTCCTCTGTCAAAGATGACGAGGGTAGAGAAGAAGAAGACATCAAGACACAGAGTTTCCTCAGCttccccccacacccactgactGTAgcacagccccagccccagccttccCTGCTTCCCTCCAAGGAGGTCAACGTTGGGGACGGGGACAGTCAAACCGACAATGAAGAGGAGCTCGACAGTGAACAGCAGGAGGCTATAGATGACAGAGGTGTTAGTCtgggtggtgggagggagggtccaccagtggaggaggacagatctgtggaagaaccagtgaagaagaggagaaggagaatggGGATGTGtggtctgggagagagagagagggagaggaggagaggaatagaGGAGCAGTGGCAGAAGGAAAGAAAGAGTGCgacggaaggagggagggagggagaagagatggTGCTGGGGAGGAAAGCGGAGGAGGAgaaagtggagaaagagagagaggaggacatcgggcagagtggtgatagtggtggtggttgtgacaACCTGGTGGCTGTAGAGGGAACTACAGCAGCATCATCCTCTGATCCGTCCCTCCTTTCATTCATCCCTCCGTCCGCTCCTCTGGGGAGTACCACTGAGCaggggaagaaagagaaagaagaggagaaggaagagggggagaagttAGATGAGGAGCAGCTTCAGTCAGGGGGAGAGGCCAGCCATGCAGACCCCAGCGAAGTAGCTTATTCTGGGACAGAGCAGGTCACAGGAGAGGGTCTCCGGACTGGCCTGGAGGTGGACCCACTGGGCAGTGAGCAGCCTGTGGTGTTGGTGGAAGAACAGCTAGACACAGAGGGGGTTGTGGAGAAGAACcaggagggggacaggggggGCTGTGGGTCTAATGAGCCAGAGGAGAGCCCCCTTAGGGCCCCTACAccatcctccaccaccacctctacctctatccctcTGGAGGCTGGGGCAGAGAGGGAGCACCACGGAGAGGTTCAGAGCTCAcctacccagagagagaggggggctgaagatggggcagggactgggactgtGGTTGACCCCCGGGCACTCATTCTGGTCCCGGCTGACAGAGGAGAGTCCACCATGCCTCCCCCCACAAAGCCAGGTCCTGGAAGGGAGGGGCACAACCAGGCTGCAGTGACACCTGGTGGCTCGGAGGAGAACAACCAT TCCACCACCCCAGACCTGACCAGAGACGATGATGATGCTGTCGTTGACCCGTTTGGAGCGCTGGCTCTGGACTACGTGTCTGACTCTCAACTCAACACCATCACTCTGac tgagaaagaggaagaggagaaagaggaagggCATGAAGACGCTACAGAACTGGTCTGTGGCCTGATCAGAGAACTCTCCTACCTAAA TCGGGTCGTGATGGCTACCCATCGGGAGCTAGAGTCTCTTCGCCGTGGCAACAAGACAGCGAGGCCTCCCCCACGCCGCGTCTTCCCCCCACGACGCTCTGAGATCTAA
- the LOC139568199 gene encoding histone-lysine N-methyltransferase SETD1B-like isoform X2, whose translation MTKKRKQTTSFTPPQPRSLRSRKRKCSDESEESAPSGEAVEAQPSHLEQDTEGTVLNTTSPPKDPHRPLTACTTHPSQQANKAGDTTAPKQEGDPVEESPVVPGFEGEQAIGGAVEGAGTEESVPTNQDGGDSPQEDHSVESSVKDDEGREEEDIKTQSFLSFPPHPLTVAQPQPQPSLLPSKEVNVGDGDSQTDNEEELDSEQQEAIDDRGVSLGGGREGPPVEEDRSVEEPVKKRRRRMGMCGLGERERERRRGIEEQWQKERKSATEGGREGEEMVLGRKAEEEKVEKEREEDIGQSGDSGGGCDNLVAVEGTTAASSSDPSLLSFIPPSAPLGSTTEQGKKEKEEEKEEGEKLDEEQLQSGGEASHADPSEVAYSGTEQVTGEGLRTGLEVDPLGSEQPVVLVEEQLDTEGVVEKNQEGDRGGCGSNEPEESPLRAPTPSSTTTSTSIPLEAGAEREHHGEVQSSPTQRERGAEDGAGTGTVVDPRALILVPADRGESTMPPPTKPGPGREGHNQAAVTPGGSEENNHSTTPDLTRDDDDAVVDPFGALALDYVSDSQLNTITLTEKEEEEKEEGHEDATELVCGLIRELSYLNRVVMATHRELESLRRGNKTARPPPRRVFPPRRSEI comes from the exons ATGACCAAAAAACGAAAGCAAACCACAA GTTTCACACCTCCCCAGCCTAGGTCACTCAGGTCAAGGAAGAGAAAGTGCAGTGATGAGTCAGAGGAGAGCGCCCCCTCTGGAGAGGCAGTGGAAGCACAGCCCTCACACCTAGAGCAG GAcactgagggaacagtgttaaaCACCACCTCTCCTCCTAAAGATCCCCACCGCCCTCTGACGGCCTGTACTACTCATCCATCTCAGCAGGCTAACAAAGCGGGAGATACCACTGCACCGAAGCAAGAGGGTGATCCAGTGGAGGAAAGTCCGGTTGTGCCTGGCTTCGAGGGAGAACAGGCCATTGGAGGGGCTGTGGAGGGGGCGGGCACAGAGGAGTCAGTTCCAACCAATCAGGATGGTGGAGATAGTCCACAGGAAGACCATAGTGTGGAGTCCTCTGTCAAAGATGACGAGGGTAGAGAAGAAGAAGACATCAAGACACAGAGTTTCCTCAGCttccccccacacccactgactGTAgcacagccccagccccagccttccCTGCTTCCCTCCAAGGAGGTCAACGTTGGGGACGGGGACAGTCAAACCGACAATGAAGAGGAGCTCGACAGTGAACAGCAGGAGGCTATAGATGACAGAGGTGTTAGTCtgggtggtgggagggagggtccaccagtggaggaggacagatctgtggaagaaccagtgaagaagaggagaaggagaatggGGATGTGtggtctgggagagagagagagggagaggaggagaggaatagaGGAGCAGTGGCAGAAGGAAAGAAAGAGTGCgacggaaggagggagggagggagaagagatggTGCTGGGGAGGAAAGCGGAGGAGGAgaaagtggagaaagagagagaggaggacatcgggcagagtggtgatagtggtggtggttgtgacaACCTGGTGGCTGTAGAGGGAACTACAGCAGCATCATCCTCTGATCCGTCCCTCCTTTCATTCATCCCTCCGTCCGCTCCTCTGGGGAGTACCACTGAGCaggggaagaaagagaaagaagaggagaaggaagagggggagaagttAGATGAGGAGCAGCTTCAGTCAGGGGGAGAGGCCAGCCATGCAGACCCCAGCGAAGTAGCTTATTCTGGGACAGAGCAGGTCACAGGAGAGGGTCTCCGGACTGGCCTGGAGGTGGACCCACTGGGCAGTGAGCAGCCTGTGGTGTTGGTGGAAGAACAGCTAGACACAGAGGGGGTTGTGGAGAAGAACcaggagggggacaggggggGCTGTGGGTCTAATGAGCCAGAGGAGAGCCCCCTTAGGGCCCCTACAccatcctccaccaccacctctacctctatccctcTGGAGGCTGGGGCAGAGAGGGAGCACCACGGAGAGGTTCAGAGCTCAcctacccagagagagaggggggctgaagatggggcagggactgggactgtGGTTGACCCCCGGGCACTCATTCTGGTCCCGGCTGACAGAGGAGAGTCCACCATGCCTCCCCCCACAAAGCCAGGTCCTGGAAGGGAGGGGCACAACCAGGCTGCAGTGACACCTGGTGGCTCGGAGGAGAACAACCAT TCCACCACCCCAGACCTGACCAGAGACGATGATGATGCTGTCGTTGACCCGTTTGGAGCGCTGGCTCTGGACTACGTGTCTGACTCTCAACTCAACACCATCACTCTGac tgagaaagaggaagaggagaaagaggaagggCATGAAGACGCTACAGAACTGGTCTGTGGCCTGATCAGAGAACTCTCCTACCTAAA TCGGGTCGTGATGGCTACCCATCGGGAGCTAGAGTCTCTTCGCCGTGGCAACAAGACAGCGAGGCCTCCCCCACGCCGCGTCTTCCCCCCACGACGCTCTGAGATCTAA